In the genome of Tripterygium wilfordii isolate XIE 37 chromosome 19, ASM1340144v1, whole genome shotgun sequence, one region contains:
- the LOC119986032 gene encoding deoxycytidylate deaminase, producing MNSRELVLVSTAAVFGALASAITFRIFLNPKKQSPRKDFSGSRKCSSQSPFDPSKRKGYLSWDDYFMSIAFLSAERSKDPNRQVGACLVSPNGVILGIGYNGFPRGCSDDKLPWAKKSKNGDPLETKYPYVCHAEVNAILNTNHASAAGQRLYVTMFPCNECAKIIIQSGVSEVIYFVEKILNNSDVAYIASHKLLTLAGIKVRKHQPQMNHILIKFEEL from the exons ATGAATTCTCGAGAGCTCGTTCTGGTTTCCACTGCAGCTGTGTTCGGTGCCTTGGCATCCGCAATCACATTTCGGATatttttaaaccctaaaaagcAATCTCCGCGAAAGGATTTTTCGGGAAGCCGGAAATGCTCCTCTCAGAGCCCCTTCGATCCATCCAAACGCAAAGG GTATTTGTCATGGGACGATTATTTTATGTCGATTGCGTTCTTATCTGCTGAACGATCCAAAGATCCAAACAGGCAG GTTGGTGCATGCTTGGTTAGTCCAAATGGTGTAATTCTTG GAATTGGCTATAATGGATTTCCAAGAGGCTGTTCAGATGACAAGCTTCCTTGGGCAAAG AAATCAAAGAATGGGGATCCATTGGAGACAAAGTACCC TTATGTATGCCATGCCGAAGTGAATGCCATCCTAAACACCAATCATGCTTCTGCTGCTGGGCAG AGGCTTTACGTGACAATGTTCCCTTGCAATGAATGTGCGAAGATAATTATTCAG TCGGGTGTTTCTGAAGTTATATATTTTGTGGAGAAGATATTAAATAATTCAGACGTCGCTTACATTGCTTCACACAAACTACTTACCTTGGCTGGCATCAAA GTGAGGAAACATCAACCTCAGATGAACCACATTTTGATAAAATTCGAAGAGCTATAG
- the LOC119986031 gene encoding ubiquitin-like modifier-activating enzyme 5 has protein sequence MEAELEVIRDDLQSLRRSLHDPSHRASIDKLQLHVEHLTGLAKSAPVRRTKVKDMSAEVVDSNPYSRLMALQRMGIVQNYERIREFSVAIVGIGGVGSVAAEMLTRCGIGRLLLYDYDKVELANMNRLFFRPDQVGMTKTDAAVQTLSEINPDVVLESYTMNITTVQDFETFMSSLKNKSFRPSKPGSGVDLVLSCVDNYEARMAVNQACNELNQTWMESGVSEDAVSGHIQLLIPGETACFACAPPLVVASGVDERTLKREGVCAASLPTTMGVVAGLLVQNTLKFLLKFGDVSPYLGYNSLKDYFPTMEMRPNPQCSNAACLERQKEYILAKPSRDAAAKAKMEAEALSAEEEEALHADNEWNISIVDDSELEKVDVTSSDALPEGLTRELPEADEFHKFPAPKETSTSADDIDDLRRQLDALNAF, from the exons ATGGAGGCGGAATTGGAAGTGATCCGCGACGATCTCCAATCCCTCAGGCGATCATTGCATGATCCTTCTCACCGTGCTTCAATCGATAAG TTACAATTGCATGTTGAGCATCTCACTGGTCTTGCAAAGTCTGCACCAGTTCGGCGAACCAAAGTCAAG GATATGAGTGCTGAGGTGGTAGATAGCAATCCTTACAGTAGGCTTATGGCACTACAGAGGATGGGCATCGTGCAGAATTACGAAAGGATACGGGAGTTCTCAGTCGCCATTGTT GGAATTGGTGGTGTCGGCAGTGTCGCAGCTGAGATGCTAACAAGATGTGGCATAGGTCGCCTTCTGTTGTATGATTATGACAAAGTGGAGTTAGCTAACATGAATAGGCTATTTTTTCGTCCAGATCAG GTTGGCATGACGAAGACTGATGCTGCTGTTCAGACTCTCTCAGAAATCAACCCTGATGTTGTACTTGAG AGCTATACGATGAACATCACAACGGTGCAAGATTTTGAGACCTTTATGTCAAgcttaaaaaataaatcatttcgCCCAAGTAAACCAGGAAGCGGTGTGGACCTTGTTTTGAGCTGCGTAGATAATTATGAAGCGAGAATGGCTGTTAACCAG GCTTGTAATGAGTTGAATCAAACGTGGATGGAGTCTG GTGTATCTGAGGATGCTGTTTCTGGTCATATCCAACTGCTGATCCCTGGAGAAACTGCTTGTTTCGCATGTGCACCTCCTCTG GTTGTTGCATCTGGGGTGGATGAGCGAACACTCAAGCGTGAAGGAGTTTGTGCTGCATCCTTACCTACAACCATG GGAGTTGTTGCTGGACTTCTGGTTCAAAACACTTTGAAGTTCTTGTTAAAATTTGGAGATGTCTCCCCCTATTTG GGATACAATTCTCTCAAGGATTACTTCCCGACCATGGAAATGAGACCCAATCCTCAGTGTTCAAATGCAGCTTGTCTGGAGCGGCAG AAAGAATACATTCTTGCAAAACCATCTAGAGACGCTGCGGCTAAAGCCAAAATGGAGGCTGAAGCATTGTcagctgaagaagaagaagcacttCATGCTGATAATGAGTGGAACATAAG TATTGTTGATGATAGTGAGCTGGAAAAGGTAGACGTCACAAGTTCAG ATGCTCTTCCTGAAGGCCTTACCCGTGAGCTGCCAGAGGCAGATGAATTTCACAAGTTCCCAGCTCCCAAAGAAACCAGTACTTCGGCTGATGACATTGATGATCTCCGGAGACAACTGGATGCCCTTAATGCTTTCTAA
- the LOC119986033 gene encoding protein indeterminate-domain 16: MEEEDQKELQLLPSQHSIASSSHMSSRPMDSPLKFRSAVSDQFEAPSLDLQLSISLSPIQQPKNCRFTGSICEYSDAQAAEASSVEALKWQAAEQIRLAAIEKAYAERVRELTRREMELAQSEFARARNMWDRAREEVEKAERMKERATRQQVDSTCMEITCQACRQRFRP; encoded by the coding sequence ATGGAAGAGGAGGATCAGAAAGAACTCCAGCTACTCCCATCTCAACACTCTATAGCTTCCTCATCACACATGTCATCCAGGCCGATGGATTCTCCTCTGAAGTTCCGATCAGCGGTGTCCGATCAATTCGAAGCGCCATCACTGGACCTACAACTATCAATCAGCTTAAGCCCAATTCAACAACCAAAGAACTGCCGCTTTACAGGATCCATATGCGAATACAGCGATGCCCAGGCGGCAGAAGCAAGCAGCGTAGAGGCCTTGAAGTGGCAAGCAGCGGAGCAAATTCGCCTAGCGGCCATTGAAAAGGCTTACGCAGAGAGAGTTAGAGAGCTTACAAGGAGGGAGATGGAGTTGGCGCAATCGGAGTTTGCACGAgcaaggaatatgtgggacagAGCAAGAGAAGAGGTCGAGAAAGCGGAGAGAATGAAAGAGAGAGCGACCAGACAGCAGGTTGATTCTACCTGCATGGAGATCACTTGCCAGGCTTGCAGGCAAAGGTTCCGTCCTTAG